From the genome of Phytohabitans rumicis, one region includes:
- a CDS encoding TetR/AcrR family transcriptional regulator, protein MGGDIGLRARKRARTHEAISSAAITLFLARGFDQVSVAEVAEAADVSKPTLFKYFASKEDLVLHRIADHQGEAARVVREGRESGLAPLTALHRHFLDGLDRRDPVTGLNDHEQVLAYHRMVFDTPSLSARVSQYTQRDEDALAEALALGSDPLEARLAACQVIAVQRVLARDIWRRLAEGARPTRRIRRRWQRQIGLSIRCAMACVRIVEKGRPGIRVGPFLGGGNYVFMPNNRARRSSWPA, encoded by the coding sequence ATGGGCGGGGACATCGGGCTGCGGGCGCGCAAGCGGGCGCGTACGCACGAGGCCATCTCGTCGGCCGCGATCACGCTCTTCCTGGCCCGCGGCTTCGACCAGGTCTCCGTCGCCGAGGTGGCCGAAGCGGCCGACGTGTCCAAGCCCACCCTGTTCAAGTACTTCGCGAGCAAGGAAGACCTGGTCCTGCACCGGATCGCCGATCACCAGGGCGAGGCGGCCCGGGTGGTGCGGGAAGGCCGCGAGTCGGGCCTGGCGCCGCTGACCGCGCTGCACCGGCACTTCCTCGACGGGCTCGACCGGCGCGACCCGGTCACCGGGCTCAACGACCACGAGCAGGTGTTGGCGTACCACCGGATGGTCTTCGACACGCCCAGCCTCAGCGCCCGGGTGTCCCAGTACACCCAGCGCGACGAGGACGCCCTCGCCGAGGCGCTCGCACTGGGCTCCGACCCGCTGGAGGCCCGGCTCGCCGCGTGCCAGGTGATCGCCGTGCAGCGGGTGCTGGCCCGGGACATCTGGCGCCGGCTGGCCGAGGGAGCACGGCCGACGAGACGTATCCGGCGGCGGTGGCAGCGGCAGATCGGGCTTTCGATACGCTGCGCAATGGCTTGCGTACGTATCGTTGAAAAGGGCCGACCCGGTATCCGGGTCGGCCCTTTTCTCGGGGGAGGGAATTACGTCTTTATGCCGAATAACCGCGCTCGGCGATCCAGTTGGCCAGCTTGA
- a CDS encoding C39 family peptidase, with translation MKNTFGRWLPAITSTPLRKSAVLAAGLVFASGAVAGPATAAAAASAAPAKTAAAATSATPKAKQLNFRYRAQSTYYFCAPAATSMALSTSGHLISQPKLAALLGTTENGTDSAYETTRVLNQVTGTNFYRTREIPGGYARPWQMDRLQADVVRAIGHGYGVVANVKGTAYDTAGGMHSFEGGHYIAVVGYQDEGRLVRIADSAEPNGDGTYWMTTIKLANWIAERGYSA, from the coding sequence GTGAAGAACACCTTCGGTCGATGGCTCCCGGCTATCACCAGTACTCCCCTGCGCAAGTCCGCGGTGCTCGCCGCCGGGCTCGTGTTCGCCAGCGGCGCGGTCGCCGGACCGGCCACCGCGGCAGCGGCAGCGTCCGCCGCGCCCGCCAAGACGGCGGCAGCAGCCACGTCGGCGACCCCCAAAGCGAAGCAGCTCAACTTCCGGTACCGGGCGCAGAGCACGTACTACTTCTGTGCGCCGGCCGCCACCAGCATGGCCCTGAGCACCTCCGGCCACCTGATAAGTCAGCCGAAGCTGGCCGCGCTGCTGGGTACGACGGAGAACGGCACCGACTCGGCGTACGAGACGACCCGGGTGCTCAACCAGGTCACCGGGACGAACTTCTACCGCACCCGGGAGATCCCGGGCGGGTACGCGCGGCCGTGGCAGATGGACCGGCTGCAGGCGGACGTGGTCCGGGCGATCGGTCACGGCTACGGCGTCGTCGCCAACGTCAAGGGCACCGCGTACGACACCGCCGGTGGAATGCACTCCTTTGAGGGCGGTCACTACATCGCGGTCGTCGGCTACCAGGACGAGGGCCGACTGGTGAGGATCGCTGACTCGGCGGAGCCAAATGGTGACGGTACGTACTGGATGACCACGATCAAGCTGGCCAACTGGATCGCCGAGCGCGGTTATTCGGCATAA
- a CDS encoding type 1 glutamine amidotransferase, with translation MSTDSAISIVWIYPDLLSTYGDRGNMLILARRAALRGLPVRTYEVRSDQAIPATADIYLLGGGEDGPQALAAQRLIADGGLRRAVAQGSVVFAVCAGYQLLGGSFFAKGTKCAGLDLLDLRSDRGPSRAVGELGGPIDGRLGLPPLTGFENHGGRTHLGPGVTPLARVTTGIGNDGTTEGAWRGKLLGTYSHGPALSRNPAIADLLLRWATGYESLPPLDDTWSDRLRAERMAATTAS, from the coding sequence GTGTCAACTGACAGTGCCATCAGCATCGTCTGGATCTATCCGGACCTGCTGTCCACGTACGGCGACCGGGGCAACATGCTCATCCTCGCCCGCCGTGCGGCCCTGCGCGGGCTGCCGGTGCGGACCTACGAGGTGCGCTCGGACCAGGCCATCCCCGCCACCGCGGACATCTACCTGCTCGGCGGCGGCGAGGACGGCCCGCAGGCGCTCGCCGCGCAGCGCCTGATCGCCGACGGCGGCCTGCGCCGCGCGGTGGCGCAGGGGTCGGTGGTGTTCGCGGTGTGCGCCGGGTACCAACTGCTCGGCGGCTCGTTCTTCGCCAAGGGCACCAAGTGCGCCGGCCTCGACCTGCTCGACCTGCGCTCCGACCGCGGCCCGAGCCGGGCGGTCGGCGAGCTGGGCGGCCCGATCGACGGCCGCCTCGGGCTGCCGCCGCTGACCGGCTTCGAGAACCACGGCGGCCGCACCCACCTCGGGCCCGGCGTCACCCCGCTGGCCCGGGTCACCACCGGCATCGGCAACGACGGCACCACCGAGGGCGCCTGGCGGGGCAAGCTGCTCGGCACGTACTCGCACGGGCCGGCGCTGTCCCGCAACCCGGCCATCGCCGACCTGCTGCTGCGCTGGGCGACCGGGTACGAGAGCCTGCCGCCCCTGGACGACACCTGGTCCGACCGGTTGCGCGCCGAGCGCATGGCCGCCACGACGGCCTCATGA
- a CDS encoding UDP-N-acetylmuramoyl-L-alanyl-D-glutamate--2,6-diaminopimelate ligase, with the protein MPGNLRPRTVTPRSLADLGALVGAVPAADAVVSGVTHASDAVRPGDLYAALPGARRHGAEFIPAAVASGAVAVLTDPAGAAAASGLPALVVPDPRAVLGTVASAVYGDPSAGMIMVGITGTAGKTSTAYLVESGLRAGGHVTGLIGTVETRLGDLVVDSVRTTPEATDLHALFAVARERGVTAVVMEVSSHALAMGRVGGVRFAAGGYTNFGLDHLDFHADADDYFAAKAKLFDGRCAVEILNLDDPALKPLLRGGTVTYSAAGQLSATWRATDVVGSSYSQRFTAVGPSGAVEAGVSLPGRHNVANALLAIAALDAVGVDPATAARGVADCPGVPGRLERVEAPGEVLGVVDYAHKPDSIVAALAALRELAATRGGRLFCVIGAGGDRDRAKRPVMGRAAADGADVVVVTDDNPRTEDPAAIRREVLAGAGADAFEVAGRRAAIDFAVRRARPGDVVAVLGKGHERGQEVGGEVLPFDDRVELAAALSEVCS; encoded by the coding sequence GTGCCTGGCAATCTCCGTCCTCGTACGGTGACACCGCGGTCGCTGGCCGATCTGGGTGCGCTGGTTGGTGCCGTTCCGGCGGCTGATGCGGTGGTCAGTGGGGTGACGCACGCGAGCGACGCGGTCCGCCCCGGCGACCTGTACGCCGCCCTGCCCGGCGCGCGGCGGCACGGTGCCGAGTTCATCCCGGCCGCCGTGGCTTCGGGCGCGGTGGCCGTGCTGACCGACCCCGCCGGGGCCGCCGCCGCGTCGGGCCTGCCGGCGCTGGTCGTCCCCGACCCGCGGGCGGTGCTGGGCACGGTGGCGAGCGCGGTCTACGGCGATCCCTCCGCTGGGATGATCATGGTCGGCATCACCGGGACCGCCGGCAAGACCTCGACGGCGTACCTGGTCGAGAGCGGGCTGCGGGCCGGCGGGCACGTCACCGGGCTGATCGGGACCGTGGAGACCCGCCTCGGCGACCTGGTGGTGGACAGCGTCCGTACCACCCCCGAGGCCACCGACCTGCACGCGCTCTTCGCGGTGGCCCGCGAGCGCGGTGTCACGGCGGTGGTCATGGAGGTCTCCAGCCACGCGCTCGCCATGGGCCGGGTCGGCGGGGTGCGGTTCGCGGCCGGCGGGTACACCAACTTCGGCCTCGACCACCTGGACTTCCACGCCGACGCGGACGACTACTTCGCGGCCAAGGCGAAGCTCTTCGACGGCCGGTGCGCGGTGGAGATCCTCAACCTGGACGATCCGGCGCTGAAGCCGCTGCTTCGGGGTGGGACGGTGACCTACTCGGCGGCTGGTCAGCTTTCGGCGACCTGGCGGGCGACGGACGTGGTTGGTTCGTCCTATTCGCAGCGTTTTACAGCGGTTGGACCTTCGGGTGCGGTCGAAGCCGGCGTCTCGCTGCCGGGCCGGCACAACGTCGCCAACGCGCTGCTGGCCATCGCTGCCCTGGACGCCGTCGGGGTGGACCCGGCGACCGCCGCGCGCGGGGTGGCCGACTGCCCCGGCGTACCGGGCCGGCTGGAGCGCGTCGAAGCGCCCGGCGAGGTGCTCGGCGTCGTCGACTACGCGCACAAGCCGGACTCGATCGTCGCCGCGCTCGCCGCGCTCCGCGAACTCGCCGCGACCCGGGGCGGCCGGCTCTTCTGCGTGATCGGCGCCGGCGGCGACCGGGACCGCGCCAAGCGCCCGGTGATGGGCCGGGCCGCCGCGGACGGCGCCGACGTGGTCGTGGTGACCGACGACAACCCGCGCACCGAGGACCCCGCGGCCATCCGGCGCGAGGTGCTGGCCGGCGCCGGCGCGGACGCCTTCGAGGTCGCTGGCCGGCGGGCCGCCATCGACTTCGCGGTGCGCCGGGCCCGGCCCGGTGACGTCGTCGCGGTGCTCGGCAAGGGCCACGAGCGCGGCCAGGAGGTCGGTGGCGAGGTACTGCCGTTCGACGACCGGGTCGAGCTGGCCGCGGCGCTCTCGGAGGTTTGTTCGTGA
- a CDS encoding C40 family peptidase, with product MHEHSSGRRRLRASAGKLALTLGICVCAGQLMAGPALADVASTATLTTTASAQSAVAVAPKVAFSTSTRRLAWGSALRLSAKVTDPATGKAAAGKVVFQAWINGRWSGAGTGTVSSTGVATVAIRPYVARTYRAVYVPSTGTYKSAASGKIWVKVVASRAKVLAEARKHLGAAYRYGASGPKVFDCSGFTKYVYKKAIGKVLPHKANSQQAYGKAIAKSKALPGDLIVVRSGSYGTHVGVYAGGGYMYDSPRPGKTVGKHKIWTTNYVVRRLV from the coding sequence GTGCACGAACACAGTTCGGGCCGGCGACGGCTGCGTGCCAGCGCCGGTAAGCTCGCGCTTACCCTCGGGATCTGCGTCTGTGCCGGCCAGTTGATGGCCGGACCGGCGCTCGCCGACGTGGCGTCCACCGCGACGCTCACCACCACCGCCAGTGCGCAGTCCGCCGTCGCGGTCGCGCCGAAGGTGGCGTTCTCCACCAGCACCCGCCGGTTGGCGTGGGGCTCCGCACTGCGCCTCAGCGCCAAGGTCACCGACCCGGCCACCGGCAAGGCGGCGGCCGGCAAGGTGGTGTTCCAGGCGTGGATCAACGGCCGTTGGTCCGGCGCCGGGACCGGTACGGTCAGCTCCACCGGCGTGGCGACGGTGGCCATCCGCCCGTACGTCGCGCGCACCTACCGCGCCGTGTACGTCCCGAGCACCGGGACGTACAAGAGCGCGGCGAGCGGCAAGATCTGGGTCAAGGTGGTGGCCAGCCGGGCCAAGGTCCTCGCCGAGGCGCGCAAGCACCTGGGCGCGGCCTACCGGTACGGCGCCTCGGGGCCGAAGGTCTTCGACTGCTCCGGCTTCACCAAGTACGTCTACAAGAAGGCCATCGGCAAGGTCCTGCCGCACAAGGCGAACTCGCAGCAGGCGTACGGCAAGGCGATCGCCAAGTCCAAGGCCCTGCCCGGGGACCTGATCGTGGTCCGCAGCGGGTCGTACGGCACCCACGTCGGCGTCTACGCCGGCGGCGGCTACATGTACGACTCACCCCGCCCCGGCAAGACGGTGGGCAAGCACAAGATCTGGACCACGAACTATGTAGTTAGGCGTCTCGTCTAA
- the mraZ gene encoding division/cell wall cluster transcriptional repressor MraZ: MFLGTHTPRLDEKGRLILPAKFRDELAGGVVITKGQERCLYVFPTPEFQRIADQLREQPMTHKAARAYSRVFFASAHDEVPDKQGRVTIPGHLREYAGLSRELVVIGASSRVEIWDKEAWDSYLAESEDDFADIEEGVLPGGL, translated from the coding sequence ATGTTTCTCGGCACCCACACCCCGCGCCTGGACGAAAAGGGCCGGTTGATCCTTCCAGCGAAGTTTCGAGATGAGCTGGCGGGAGGTGTCGTGATCACCAAAGGGCAGGAGCGCTGTCTCTACGTCTTCCCGACGCCTGAGTTCCAGCGCATCGCCGACCAGTTGCGCGAGCAGCCGATGACACACAAGGCGGCTCGGGCGTACAGCCGGGTGTTCTTCGCGAGCGCCCACGACGAGGTGCCCGACAAGCAGGGCCGGGTAACGATCCCGGGCCACCTGCGGGAGTACGCCGGGCTCAGCCGTGAACTCGTCGTGATCGGAGCGAGCAGCCGGGTGGAGATCTGGGACAAGGAAGCGTGGGACTCCTACCTCGCGGAGAGCGAAGACGACTTCGCGGACATCGAGGAGGGGGTGCTGCCCGGAGGACTCTAA
- a CDS encoding HelD family protein yields MLDTARVRVDTGDAIAGDGYSAETLGRMLRRHVKDLAEEPSSPPYFGRLDFAVEEERYYIGRRHVTDAAGLPMVLDWRAPICRAFYRASARDPMGVAVRRRYGWDPAGRLTGYEDERIGQAAGLSRLVAEEIERPRVGPMRDIVATIQPDQDLLVRADVDESVCVQGAPGTGKTAVGLHRAAYLLYTHRQRLRRGGVLVLGPNREFLRYISAVLPALGEVNVRQSTLDDLLDTGADAVDTGAAAAVKHDARMAQVLRRALYANLAEPSEPLVVPDGSYRWRVSVEALRRVVADVRREALAYGMGRERVRARVVALLQRRAETVDTPGAVWVRRMSHCRAVNGFLDAVWPKARPAEVVARLLGDRAALAAAADGLLTEAEQAVIAWLRPRRARSARWTAADAVLIDEVAGLVEHAPGFGHIIVDEAQDLSPMQCRAVARRSAHGSLTVLGDLAQGTTPWAARSWPELLAHLGKPATPVVPLTTGFRVPAAVLTLANRLVPALGVDVPPAVSLRRDGDLRIQEAPDLAAAAVAAVRAALAQAGSTAVIGTADRLPSIAAALAAAGIEAGGERVTLLPTGLAKGLEYDHVIAVEPAEIVEAEPRGLHRLYVVLTRAVSRLDVLHSRPLPDQLRSSHTFRSVP; encoded by the coding sequence ATGCTGGACACCGCCCGCGTGCGGGTCGACACCGGGGACGCGATCGCCGGCGACGGCTACAGCGCGGAGACGCTCGGCCGGATGCTGCGCCGTCATGTCAAGGACCTGGCCGAGGAGCCGAGCAGCCCGCCGTACTTCGGCCGCCTCGACTTCGCAGTGGAGGAAGAGCGGTACTACATCGGGCGGCGGCACGTCACCGACGCGGCGGGGCTACCGATGGTGCTCGACTGGCGCGCGCCGATCTGCCGCGCCTTCTACCGGGCCAGCGCCCGCGACCCGATGGGCGTCGCGGTCCGGCGGCGGTACGGCTGGGACCCCGCCGGCCGGCTCACCGGGTACGAGGACGAGCGGATCGGGCAGGCCGCCGGGCTCAGCCGCCTCGTCGCCGAGGAGATCGAACGCCCCCGCGTGGGGCCCATGCGCGACATCGTCGCCACCATCCAGCCGGACCAGGACCTGCTGGTCCGAGCCGACGTCGACGAGTCGGTGTGCGTCCAGGGCGCGCCGGGCACCGGCAAGACCGCGGTCGGCCTGCACCGCGCCGCGTACCTGCTCTACACCCACCGGCAGCGCCTGCGGCGTGGCGGCGTCCTCGTCCTCGGGCCCAACCGGGAGTTCCTGCGCTACATCTCCGCCGTGCTCCCGGCACTCGGCGAGGTCAACGTCCGGCAGTCCACACTGGACGATCTGCTGGACACCGGCGCGGACGCGGTGGACACCGGCGCGGCCGCGGCCGTCAAGCACGATGCCCGGATGGCCCAGGTGCTCCGCCGCGCCCTCTACGCCAACCTTGCCGAGCCGTCCGAGCCGCTGGTCGTGCCGGACGGCTCGTACCGGTGGCGGGTGTCCGTCGAGGCGCTCCGGCGCGTCGTGGCCGACGTCCGCCGGGAGGCGCTGGCCTACGGCATGGGTCGTGAGCGGGTACGCGCCCGCGTGGTCGCGCTGCTCCAGCGGCGCGCCGAGACCGTGGACACGCCCGGCGCGGTCTGGGTGCGCCGGATGAGCCACTGCCGGGCGGTGAACGGGTTCCTGGACGCGGTGTGGCCGAAGGCCCGGCCGGCGGAGGTGGTGGCCCGGCTGCTCGGCGACCGGGCGGCGCTGGCGGCGGCCGCGGACGGCCTGCTCACCGAGGCGGAGCAGGCGGTCATCGCCTGGCTGCGTCCCCGCAGGGCGCGGAGCGCCCGCTGGACCGCCGCCGACGCCGTGCTCATCGACGAGGTCGCCGGCCTGGTCGAGCACGCGCCCGGCTTCGGGCACATCATCGTCGACGAGGCGCAGGACCTGTCGCCGATGCAGTGCCGCGCGGTCGCCCGGCGCAGCGCACACGGCTCGCTGACGGTGCTCGGCGACCTCGCCCAGGGCACCACCCCGTGGGCCGCCCGGTCCTGGCCCGAGCTGCTCGCCCACCTCGGCAAGCCCGCCACCCCCGTGGTGCCGCTGACCACCGGGTTCCGGGTGCCCGCCGCCGTACTCACGCTCGCCAACCGCCTGGTGCCCGCGCTCGGCGTCGACGTACCCCCGGCGGTGTCCCTGCGGCGCGACGGTGACCTGCGCATCCAGGAGGCGCCCGACCTGGCCGCGGCCGCCGTGGCCGCGGTGCGCGCGGCCCTCGCACAGGCCGGCTCCACGGCGGTGATCGGCACCGCGGACCGGCTGCCGTCCATCGCCGCGGCGCTGGCCGCGGCCGGGATCGAGGCCGGCGGGGAGCGGGTGACCCTGCTCCCCACCGGCCTCGCGAAGGGCCTGGAGTACGACCACGTGATCGCCGTCGAGCCGGCCGAGATCGTCGAGGCCGAGCCGCGTGGCCTGCATCGGCTGTACGTCGTGCTCACCCGCGCCGTCTCCCGGCTCGACGTGCTCCACTCCCGGCCGCTACCCGATCAGCTCAGGTCGTCGCACACGTTCCGTTCCGTGCCGTGA
- a CDS encoding peptidoglycan D,D-transpeptidase FtsI family protein: protein MPDRRMQGRDPSYAKSDRKGPFLASEPEAHEGFRGISDARAYTPRGRTVREGTPRTGDPFRPALQVVDGGQGRPKPARTVRRRPAVEADRGTTGATRERRATTSGVPVPRKRTAPAKSAAAARRSAPPRKKAPPRRPPRPPRLADQRRRLRLGTALALTLFATIGIKLVVAQFTESPAFAEQGLAGRLDEVLIPAPRGAIYDRDGAVLAHSVEARYVAVDPVDVTDIPRTAAALSPVLGMSQSDLAPKLVQRTRPGGGQSRFEYLARGVDIATAERVKALKLPGVIVDRDERREVPGADLAANLIGFTSQDLSGLEGLEARYDELLRGVNGKRIFEVGQGSLSAEIPGGYRRETEAQPGSSLQLTIDRDLQFRVQQVLSARMKEAKAYIGAAVVLDVRTGEVLAQASHPTYNAAQWEETKPTDREDAATTFVVDPGSVHKAITIGAALQEGVVTPQSTFMVGPTIKKGDQNFKDSHRNWTPRRMSIPGILAYSSNIGTIHIADKLGKEKLYEYQKKFGLGTPTGEGMPGESAGLLLPPDEWSGSSYGSVPIGHSVAVTPLQMAAAYAAIANNGTWVQPHLVKETIGPDGKRTEAPAPTTRQVLSPQVAAELRLMMEAVTTVQGATGRKAAVDGYRVAGKTGTGSRVVNGKYVSGSVASFVGMAPAENPRYVIAVFAHTPSGGGGEVTAPAFHDMMAYTLTHYGVPLSTGKSPKFVVYP from the coding sequence ATGCCGGACCGCCGGATGCAAGGAAGGGACCCTTCCTATGCAAAAAGCGATAGGAAGGGGCCCTTCCTTGCATCCGAGCCGGAGGCGCACGAGGGCTTCCGGGGGATCTCCGACGCCCGGGCGTACACGCCGCGTGGCCGGACCGTCCGGGAGGGCACGCCGCGCACCGGTGACCCGTTCCGGCCGGCGCTGCAGGTGGTCGACGGGGGGCAGGGCCGACCAAAGCCGGCGCGGACCGTCCGGCGACGTCCCGCCGTGGAGGCGGACCGGGGCACCACGGGCGCAACCCGGGAACGCCGGGCCACCACCTCCGGCGTACCAGTGCCGCGAAAGCGCACGGCGCCGGCCAAGTCCGCCGCGGCGGCCCGGAGGTCGGCGCCGCCGCGGAAAAAGGCCCCACCGCGACGGCCGCCGCGCCCGCCGCGCCTGGCCGACCAGCGACGGCGGCTGCGCCTGGGTACGGCGCTGGCGCTCACGCTATTCGCGACGATCGGCATCAAGCTGGTGGTGGCGCAGTTCACGGAGTCGCCGGCGTTCGCCGAGCAGGGGCTCGCCGGGCGGCTGGACGAGGTGCTGATCCCGGCGCCGCGCGGGGCGATCTACGACCGCGACGGTGCGGTGCTGGCGCACAGCGTCGAGGCCCGGTACGTGGCCGTGGACCCGGTCGACGTCACCGACATCCCGCGGACCGCGGCGGCGCTGTCGCCGGTGCTCGGCATGTCGCAGTCGGACCTGGCGCCGAAGCTGGTCCAGCGCACCCGGCCGGGCGGCGGTCAGTCCCGGTTCGAGTACCTCGCGCGCGGGGTGGACATCGCCACCGCCGAGCGGGTGAAGGCGCTCAAGCTGCCCGGCGTGATCGTCGACCGGGACGAGCGGCGGGAGGTGCCCGGCGCCGACCTGGCCGCCAACCTCATCGGCTTCACCAGCCAGGACCTGAGCGGCCTGGAGGGCCTGGAGGCGCGGTACGACGAGCTGCTGCGCGGGGTCAACGGCAAGCGGATCTTCGAGGTGGGGCAGGGCAGCCTGTCCGCCGAGATCCCGGGCGGCTACCGACGGGAGACGGAGGCCCAGCCGGGTAGCTCGCTGCAGCTCACCATCGACCGGGACCTGCAATTCCGGGTGCAGCAGGTGCTGAGCGCGCGGATGAAGGAGGCCAAGGCGTACATCGGGGCGGCCGTGGTGCTCGACGTGCGCACCGGTGAGGTGCTGGCCCAGGCGAGCCACCCGACCTACAACGCCGCGCAGTGGGAGGAGACCAAGCCGACCGACCGGGAGGACGCGGCCACCACCTTCGTGGTCGACCCCGGCTCGGTGCACAAGGCCATCACGATCGGCGCGGCGCTGCAGGAGGGCGTGGTGACGCCGCAGTCGACGTTCATGGTCGGGCCGACGATCAAGAAGGGCGACCAGAATTTCAAGGACTCGCACCGCAACTGGACGCCGCGGCGGATGAGCATCCCGGGCATCCTGGCGTACTCGTCCAACATCGGCACCATCCACATCGCCGACAAGCTGGGCAAGGAGAAGCTGTACGAGTACCAGAAGAAGTTCGGGCTCGGCACGCCGACCGGTGAGGGCATGCCGGGCGAGTCGGCGGGCCTGCTGCTGCCGCCCGACGAGTGGAGCGGCTCGTCGTACGGCTCGGTGCCGATCGGGCACAGCGTCGCGGTGACGCCGCTGCAGATGGCGGCCGCGTACGCCGCGATCGCCAACAACGGCACCTGGGTGCAGCCGCACCTGGTCAAGGAGACGATCGGGCCGGACGGCAAGCGGACCGAGGCCCCGGCCCCGACGACCCGGCAGGTGCTCAGCCCGCAGGTCGCCGCGGAGCTGCGGCTGATGATGGAGGCGGTGACCACCGTGCAGGGCGCGACCGGGCGGAAGGCGGCCGTCGACGGCTACCGGGTGGCGGGCAAGACCGGCACCGGCTCCCGGGTCGTCAACGGCAAGTACGTCTCCGGCTCCGTCGCCTCGTTCGTCGGGATGGCTCCGGCGGAGAACCCCCGGTACGTGATCGCGGTCTTCGCGCACACCCCGTCCGGCGGGGGCGGCGAGGTCACCGCGCCGGCGTTCCACGACATGATGGCGTACACGCTGACCCACTACGGCGTACCGCTGAGCACCGGTAAGTCGCCCAAGTTCGTCGTCTACCCCTGA
- a CDS encoding Mur ligase family protein yields MPLRAKVASSVSRTAAALSRAAGRGDGSVIGGWIGLKIDPDLLAHLAAGRSIALVSGTNGKTTTTRLAAAALGVLGPVATNSFGANMPTGHTSALAKAGQTPYAVLEVDEHYLAQVIAATEPRVVALLNLSRDQLDRAKEVAMMAQLWRTALAEHPTVHVVANADDPMVVWAAVQSPAVTWFSAGQRWHDDSWVCPECGSPIERQADQWWCTGCTLRRPVPQWVVEDDGVLDPRGAWHKIALQIPGKVNLGNAATALALAAQFGVRPTDAVSRLSTVTSVAGRYAQVVRDGRNIRLLLAKNPASWLEAFEMADDAPTLLSINARDPDGLDTSWLFDVDFSPLRGRQVLITGDRAYDLAVRLEVNDVPFRHVRTFGEAVTSVPPGRLEVIANYTAFQDIRAELDRVN; encoded by the coding sequence ATGCCCTTACGGGCCAAGGTCGCGAGCTCGGTGTCGCGTACGGCCGCTGCCCTGTCGCGGGCCGCCGGGCGGGGCGACGGCTCGGTCATCGGCGGCTGGATCGGATTGAAGATCGACCCGGACCTGCTCGCCCACCTGGCCGCCGGGCGGTCGATCGCGCTGGTCTCGGGCACCAACGGGAAGACCACCACCACCCGGCTGGCCGCCGCGGCCCTCGGCGTGCTCGGCCCGGTCGCGACCAACTCGTTCGGCGCCAACATGCCCACCGGCCACACCTCCGCGCTGGCCAAGGCGGGGCAGACCCCGTACGCCGTGCTGGAGGTCGACGAGCACTACCTCGCCCAGGTCATCGCGGCGACCGAGCCGCGCGTGGTGGCCCTGCTCAACCTCTCCCGCGACCAGCTCGACCGGGCCAAAGAGGTCGCGATGATGGCCCAGCTGTGGCGGACCGCGCTGGCCGAGCACCCCACCGTGCACGTGGTGGCCAACGCCGACGACCCGATGGTGGTCTGGGCCGCCGTCCAGTCCCCCGCGGTCACCTGGTTCAGCGCCGGGCAGCGGTGGCACGACGACTCCTGGGTCTGCCCCGAGTGCGGGTCGCCGATCGAACGGCAGGCCGACCAGTGGTGGTGCACCGGCTGCACGCTGCGCCGCCCGGTACCGCAGTGGGTGGTGGAGGACGACGGCGTCCTGGATCCGCGCGGCGCCTGGCACAAGATCGCGCTGCAGATCCCGGGCAAGGTCAACCTCGGCAACGCGGCCACCGCGCTCGCCCTCGCCGCCCAGTTCGGCGTGCGCCCCACCGACGCCGTCTCCCGCCTGTCCACCGTGACCTCCGTCGCCGGCCGGTACGCCCAGGTCGTGCGCGACGGGCGCAACATCCGGCTGCTGCTGGCCAAGAACCCGGCGAGCTGGCTGGAGGCGTTCGAGATGGCGGACGACGCGCCCACGCTGCTGTCCATCAACGCCCGCGACCCCGACGGGCTGGACACGTCCTGGCTCTTCGACGTCGACTTCAGCCCGCTGCGCGGCCGCCAGGTCCTGATCACCGGCGACCGGGCGTACGACCTCGCGGTCCGGCTCGAAGTGAACGACGTACCGTTCCGCCACGTACGTACCTTCGGCGAGGCGGTCACCTCGGTGCCGCCGGGCCGGCTCGAAGTGATCGCCAACTACACCGCGTTCCAAGACATCCGAGCGGAGCTCGACCGTGTCAACTGA